A genomic segment from Pseudomonas mendocina encodes:
- the argJ gene encoding bifunctional glutamate N-acetyltransferase/amino-acid acetyltransferase ArgJ: MAVGLGPLSTLHPVPGFELGIASAGIKRPGRKDVVVMRCAEGSRIAGVTTTNAFCAAPVLITRERLGGEVRYLLTNTGNANAGTGADGLARARRACARLAELAGVAESAVLPFSTGVIGEPLPVEKIESALQAALDDLKADNWEAAATGIMTTDTLPKGASRQFQHDGVTITVTGISKGAGMIRPNMATMLGYIATDAKVAQGVLQDLVRDAANKSFNRITIDGDTSTNDCCMLIATGQAALPEIGEASGELFTKLKQAVFDVFMEVAQAIVRDGEGATKFVTVQVNGGGTHQECLDVAYAVAHSPLIKTALFASDPNWGRILAAVGYAGVSQLDVSKIDVFLGEVCIASKGCRATTYTEEQGAAVMAREEITIRIELGRGACSEIIWTTDLSHEYVKINAEYRT; the protein is encoded by the coding sequence ATGGCTGTTGGTCTTGGCCCGCTGTCTACCCTGCACCCGGTTCCTGGTTTCGAGTTGGGCATCGCCTCGGCCGGCATCAAGCGCCCCGGTCGCAAGGACGTGGTGGTGATGCGCTGTGCCGAGGGCTCGCGTATCGCCGGGGTGACCACCACCAATGCCTTCTGCGCAGCTCCGGTGTTGATCACCCGCGAGCGTCTGGGCGGCGAGGTGCGCTATCTGCTGACCAATACCGGCAACGCCAACGCCGGTACCGGTGCCGACGGCCTGGCTCGTGCGCGCCGCGCCTGTGCCCGCTTGGCCGAGCTGGCCGGCGTGGCCGAAAGTGCCGTGCTGCCGTTCTCCACAGGAGTGATCGGTGAGCCGTTGCCAGTGGAGAAGATCGAGTCCGCGTTGCAGGCTGCGCTGGATGACCTCAAGGCCGACAACTGGGAAGCTGCCGCCACCGGCATCATGACCACCGACACCCTGCCCAAGGGCGCCAGCCGTCAGTTCCAGCATGACGGCGTGACCATCACCGTCACCGGCATCTCCAAGGGCGCTGGCATGATTCGTCCGAACATGGCCACCATGCTCGGCTACATCGCCACTGACGCCAAGGTCGCCCAAGGTGTGCTGCAGGATCTGGTGCGCGACGCGGCGAACAAATCGTTCAACCGCATCACCATCGACGGCGATACCTCCACCAACGACTGCTGCATGCTGATCGCTACCGGCCAGGCCGCACTGCCTGAGATCGGCGAAGCCTCTGGTGAGCTGTTCACCAAGCTCAAGCAGGCGGTGTTCGACGTCTTCATGGAAGTGGCGCAGGCCATCGTGCGTGACGGCGAAGGTGCGACCAAGTTCGTCACCGTGCAGGTCAACGGGGGTGGCACCCATCAGGAGTGCCTGGACGTCGCCTACGCCGTGGCCCATTCGCCACTGATCAAGACCGCGCTGTTCGCCTCCGACCCGAACTGGGGGCGCATCCTCGCGGCTGTCGGCTATGCCGGTGTGTCACAGCTGGACGTAAGCAAGATCGATGTATTCCTCGGTGAGGTCTGCATCGCCAGCAAGGGCTGCCGTGCGACTACCTACACCGAAGAGCAAGGCGCAGCGGTGATGGCCCGTGAGGAGATCACCATCCGCATCGAACTGGGGCGCGGTGCCTGTAGCGAGATCATCTGGACCACCGATCTGTCCCACGAGTACGTCAAGATCAACGCCGAATACCGCACCTGA